A genomic stretch from Bacteroidales bacterium includes:
- a CDS encoding AAA family ATPase, which translates to MELLRRKYLRLLNFIKTDFKRYLYNDIDWNSNFIIIKGQRGVGKTTLMLQYIKSNIQDFNKSLYISLDDIYFAHNTLSNLVEKFVINGGTHLFIDEIHRYVSWSKELKNIYDFYPELKIVATGSSALEIKKGEADLSRRASVYHLHEMSFREYLSLMYGNNFQIIKLDEIIINHESIATDINKEIKTIPLHKEYLQQGAYPFVKRKDIQFYDKLNSVINIIIDNDIPAIENITYETSVKLKKLLYLITTAVPFKPNISELSKKVGTSRDMLLKYIYLLSGAGIINFITHTGVAGSLLRKPDKIYLNNTTLMYALHNNPNIGTIRETFFLNQLMAKHLVAYPKVGDFLIDNKYLFEVGGKNKTQKQIAGIKNSFIVADDIEYGFGNKIPLWLFGFLY; encoded by the coding sequence ATGGAATTATTACGAAGAAAATATTTAAGGCTTTTAAACTTTATAAAAACTGATTTTAAAAGATATTTATATAATGATATAGATTGGAATAGCAATTTTATTATTATTAAAGGACAAAGAGGTGTTGGTAAAACAACATTAATGTTGCAATATATTAAAAGCAATATTCAGGATTTTAATAAATCACTTTATATATCTTTAGATGATATATATTTTGCGCATAATACACTTTCCAATTTAGTAGAGAAATTCGTAATAAATGGTGGAACACATTTATTTATTGATGAAATACACCGATATGTTTCGTGGTCAAAAGAGCTAAAAAACATTTATGATTTTTATCCTGAATTAAAAATTGTGGCAACAGGTTCTTCTGCCTTAGAAATAAAAAAAGGAGAAGCTGACCTTAGTAGAAGGGCATCGGTGTATCATTTGCATGAAATGTCGTTTAGAGAGTATTTATCGTTAATGTATGGTAATAACTTCCAAATTATTAAGCTGGATGAAATTATTATAAATCATGAATCTATTGCAACAGATATAAATAAAGAAATAAAAACGATACCTTTACACAAGGAATATCTTCAACAAGGAGCTTATCCTTTTGTAAAAAGAAAAGACATTCAATTTTACGATAAACTCAATTCTGTAATTAATATAATTATTGATAACGATATACCTGCAATAGAGAATATTACTTATGAAACCAGTGTTAAATTAAAGAAATTATTATATTTAATAACCACTGCAGTTCCTTTTAAGCCGAATATTAGCGAATTAAGCAAAAAAGTTGGAACAAGCCGTGATATGCTACTTAAGTACATATATTTATTATCAGGAGCAGGAATAATCAATTTTATAACACATACAGGTGTTGCAGGTTCATTATTGCGAAAACCGGATAAGATTTATCTTAATAATACTACCTTAATGTATGCGCTTCACAACAATCCTAATATTGGAACTATAAGGGAAACATTTTTTTTAAATCAGCTAATGGCAAAACACTTGGTAGCTTACCCTAAAGTAGGTGATTTTTTAATAGATAATAAATATTTATTTGAAGTTGGAGGTAAAAATAAAACTCAAAAACAAATTGCAGGAATTAAAAATTCATTCATAGTAGCAGATGACATTGAATACGGTTTTGGTAATAAAATTCCTCTATGGTTATTTGGGTTTTTATATTGA
- a CDS encoding family 16 glycosylhydrolase translates to MANLFFKNLFGGIPKTNKIEEERANLMSEYQWFNEFEKSEEFAHYQKLDEYINSNEFVDFKNEILAKKFENTEEYQKLNEYNKLSKSKKFTDYYKLKESQELAEYKSTDESQELADYIELENFVNSPEFEEFKNSLKTKKEEEDQKLKEYKTLKSSKKFKDYYKLKESKELADYKTMESSQELVNYLELENFVNSPEFEEFKNNLKIKKEEENQKLKEYKTLNKSKKIKDYYKLKESKELADYLTMESSQELVDYLELEKFVNSPEFEEFKNNLKTKKEEENQKLKKYSNLKKDNNLKLYYKFKDSQSFTEFNKLENSDELNEFLELEKFINSDEFNEAKKEKDFKESEEYKKFNNYNELKNSKTFKNYFKVKNSKELTNYNNTVNSQELIEFEELDKYINSDEFKQLQESLIFENTDDFKKFKEYQNLKKSKKFKDYFKFKDSKKLADFNSLDNSQELIEFEELEKYINSDEFKQLQETLIYENTDEFKKFKEYQNLKKSKEFKNYFKFKDSKKLADFNILDNSKELTDYEELEKYINSEEFKMLMETLVIENTDEYKKQQEYLKLKKTKKFIDYFKFKNSSKFADFQMLDGSQELTDYEELEEMVKSKEFLDFKAYMEDKKKFEKTDDYAKEQEYFQLKKSEDVVKYYRYKPSDMFDELKKWELTFEEEFNSNELDTSKWMTSYFWGKALLNKPYSLESDKHLPTDGKNIEINDSILKIITKKENIEGLSWNTELGFIPKKFEYTSGLICTGHSFRQKYGRFEAKIKLNFAHPVNHAFWMASEQMLPQIDIFNYRTKKKNKTLMTNHWRNVSEQNGTKRKISNIGGIDFSNDYFIYSLDWTPEKLTWKINNIPVKTETEGIPENEMYIILSSGVAEKTEDNKLPASMEIDWIKVYKEVEGSES, encoded by the coding sequence ATGGCAAACTTGTTTTTTAAAAATCTATTTGGCGGTATTCCTAAAACAAATAAAATTGAAGAAGAAAGAGCAAATTTAATGTCTGAATACCAATGGTTTAATGAATTTGAAAAATCAGAAGAATTTGCTCATTATCAAAAACTTGATGAATATATTAATTCAAATGAATTTGTTGATTTTAAAAATGAAATACTCGCTAAAAAATTTGAAAATACCGAAGAATATCAAAAATTAAATGAATATAACAAACTGAGCAAATCGAAAAAATTTACTGATTATTACAAATTAAAAGAATCACAAGAATTAGCTGAATATAAATCAACGGATGAATCACAAGAGCTTGCTGATTACATTGAATTAGAAAATTTTGTAAACTCACCTGAATTTGAGGAGTTTAAAAACAGCCTTAAAACAAAAAAGGAAGAAGAAGACCAAAAACTTAAGGAATATAAAACACTAAAAAGCTCAAAAAAATTTAAAGACTATTACAAGTTAAAAGAATCGAAAGAACTTGCCGATTATAAAACAATGGAAAGTTCACAGGAACTTGTCAATTATCTTGAATTAGAAAATTTTGTTAATTCACCTGAATTTGAGGAATTTAAAAACAATCTTAAAATAAAAAAGGAAGAAGAAAACCAAAAACTTAAGGAATACAAAACATTAAATAAATCAAAAAAAATTAAAGACTATTACAAATTAAAAGAATCAAAAGAGCTTGCCGATTATTTAACAATGGAAAGCTCTCAGGAACTTGTCGATTACCTTGAATTGGAAAAATTCGTAAATTCTCCTGAATTTGAAGAGTTTAAAAATAATCTTAAAACAAAAAAGGAAGAAGAAAACCAAAAGTTAAAGAAATATTCCAATTTAAAAAAAGATAACAATTTAAAACTTTACTACAAATTTAAAGATTCCCAATCATTTACAGAGTTTAATAAACTTGAAAATTCAGACGAATTAAACGAATTTCTTGAACTTGAAAAATTTATTAATTCTGATGAATTCAATGAAGCAAAAAAGGAAAAAGATTTTAAGGAAAGTGAAGAATACAAAAAATTTAATAACTACAATGAATTAAAAAATTCAAAAACATTTAAAAATTATTTTAAAGTAAAAAACTCAAAAGAACTTACAAATTATAATAATACTGTTAATTCACAAGAATTAATTGAATTTGAAGAATTAGATAAATATATAAATTCTGACGAATTTAAACAACTTCAGGAATCTCTTATTTTTGAAAATACAGATGATTTTAAAAAGTTTAAAGAATATCAAAATCTGAAAAAATCAAAAAAATTTAAAGATTATTTCAAGTTCAAGGATTCAAAAAAACTCGCCGATTTTAATAGTCTTGACAATTCGCAGGAATTAATTGAATTCGAAGAATTAGAAAAATATATAAATTCAGATGAATTTAAACAACTTCAGGAAACTCTTATTTATGAAAATACAGATGAGTTTAAAAAATTTAAAGAATATCAAAATCTGAAAAAATCAAAAGAATTTAAAAATTATTTCAAGTTTAAAGATTCTAAAAAACTTGCCGATTTTAATATACTTGATAATTCAAAGGAATTAACCGATTATGAAGAACTTGAAAAATACATTAATTCCGAAGAGTTTAAAATGTTGATGGAAACCCTTGTCATTGAAAATACTGATGAGTATAAAAAACAACAGGAATATCTGAAATTAAAAAAGACAAAAAAATTTATTGATTATTTTAAATTTAAAAACTCATCAAAATTTGCTGATTTTCAAATGCTTGACGGTTCACAGGAATTAACTGATTATGAAGAGCTTGAAGAAATGGTAAAATCAAAAGAATTTCTTGATTTTAAAGCATATATGGAAGACAAGAAAAAATTTGAGAAAACTGACGACTATGCAAAAGAACAGGAATATTTTCAACTAAAAAAATCAGAAGATGTTGTAAAATACTACAGATACAAGCCTTCAGATATGTTTGATGAACTGAAAAAATGGGAACTTACATTCGAAGAAGAATTTAATTCTAATGAATTAGATACTTCAAAATGGATGACTTCATATTTTTGGGGTAAAGCATTACTGAACAAACCATATTCACTTGAATCTGATAAACATTTACCAACAGACGGAAAAAATATAGAAATAAATGACAGTATTTTAAAGATAATAACAAAAAAAGAAAATATTGAAGGACTATCATGGAATACTGAATTAGGTTTTATTCCTAAAAAATTTGAATATACTTCAGGATTAATTTGTACAGGACATAGTTTCAGACAAAAATACGGACGTTTTGAAGCAAAAATAAAACTTAACTTTGCTCATCCTGTTAATCATGCATTTTGGATGGCATCTGAACAAATGTTACCGCAAATTGATATTTTTAATTACCGGACTAAAAAGAAAAATAAAACCCTTATGACAAATCATTGGAGAAATGTTAGCGAACAAAACGGAACAAAAAGGAAAATTTCAAATATTGGCGGAATTGATTTCAGTAATGATTATTTTATTTATTCACTCGATTGGACACCCGAAAAATTAACATGGAAAATTAATAACATCCCTGTAAAAACCGAAACCGAAGGAATACCTGAAAATGAAATGTACATTATTTTAAGTTCAGGGGTAGCTGAAAAAACAGAAGATAACAAACTACCTGCTTCAATGGAAATTGACTGGATAAAAGTTTATAAAGAAGTGGAAGGCTCTGAAAGTTAG